A stretch of the Arachis stenosperma cultivar V10309 chromosome 6, arast.V10309.gnm1.PFL2, whole genome shotgun sequence genome encodes the following:
- the LOC130933205 gene encoding ubiquitin-like protein 5, which yields MIEVVLNDRLGKKVRVKCNDDDTIGDLKKLVAAQTGTRADKIRIQKWYTIYKDHITLKDYEIHDGMGLELYYN from the coding sequence atgATCGAGGTGGTTCTGAACGATCGATTGGGGAAGAAGGTCCGCGTGAAATGCAACGATGACGACACCATCGGAGACCTGAAGAAGCTGGTTGCAGCTCAGACAGGAACGAGGGCCGACAAGATTCGCATTCAGAAGTGGTACACCATCTACAAGGATCACATCACCCTCAAAGATTACGAGATCCACGACGGCATGGGCCTCGAGCTCTACTACAACTAA
- the LOC130935362 gene encoding probable isoaspartyl peptidase/L-asparaginase 2, with protein MGGWAIAVHGGAGVDPNLPLHRQEEAKQLLTRCLNLGISALNSNLPAIDVVELIVRELETDPLFNSGRGSALTEKGTVEMEASIMDGPKRRCGAVSGLTTVKNPISLARLVMEKSPHSYLAFSGAEDFARQQGVEVVDNEYFITPENVGMLKLAKEANAILFDYRIPNGCETTCGANVESPLHMNGLPISVYAPETVGCVVVDREGRCAAATSTGGLMNKMAGRIGDSPLIGSGTYACDLCGVSCTGEGEAIIRATLAREVAAVMEYKGLGLQEAVDFCIKTRLDDGKAGLIAVSKNGEVAYGFNCNGMFRGCATENGFMEVGIWE; from the exons ATGGGTGGTTGGGCTATTGCTGTGCATGGCGGAGCTGGTGTTGACCCTAATCTCCCCCTCCATCGTCAAGAAGAAGCCAAACAACTCCTCACTCGCTGTCTCAATCTCGGCATCTCTGCCCTCAATTCTAATCTCCCTGCCATCGACGTCGTCGAACTCATC GTGAGGGAATTGGAAACAGATCCATTGTTCAATTCAGGGCGTGGATCTGCCCTAACGGAAAAAGGAACTGTGGAAATGGAGGCTAGCATAATGGATGGCCCAAAGAGACGATGCGGCGCCGTTTCGGGTCTCACCACCGTTAAGAACCCGATCTCTCTGGCCCgtttggttatggaaaaatccCCACATTCCTACCTCGCTTTCTCTGGCGCCGAAGACTTCGCTAGGCAACAG GGAGTGGAGGTTGTGGACAATGAATACTTCATAACCCCAGAAAACGTGGGCATGCTCAAATTAGCAAAGGAAGCAAATGCAATCTTG TTTGATTACCGAATTCCCAATGGGTGTGAGACAACATGCGGTGCAAATGTGGAGTCCCCACTCCACATGAACGGTCTTCCCATCAGCGTATACGCACCGGAGACGGTGGGTTGCGTGGTGGTGGACCGGGAGGGACGTTGTGCGGCCGCCACATCAACCGGTGGCCTCATGAACAAGATGGCAGGTCGCATCGGCGACTCGCCCTTGATAGGCTCTGGGACCTATGCATGTGACCTATGCGGGGTCTCGTGCACCGGCGAGGGCGAGGCTATTATTCGCGCCACGCTGGCGCGCGAGGTCGCCGCCGTGATGGAGTACAAGGGACTTGGGCTCCAAGAGGCagtggatttttgcatcaaAACTAGGCTTGATGATGGGAAAGCTGGCCTAATTGCTGTGTCTAAAAATGGTGAAGTGGCTTATGGGTTTAATTGTAATGGCATGTTTAGGGGTTGTGCCACAGAGAATGGGTTCATGGAGGTTGGAATTTGGGAATGA